One Hordeum vulgare subsp. vulgare chromosome 4H, MorexV3_pseudomolecules_assembly, whole genome shotgun sequence DNA window includes the following coding sequences:
- the LOC123450463 gene encoding myosin-8-like yields the protein MVVHARAGGTIEIMGLMQGSNGKPVAAITIYKCLLHWRTFEAEKTNIFDRLIQIFNSAMQKQDSNANLAYWLSNASSLLIILQKSLKPAGSGVITPLKRTTTQTSFLGRMVFRASSITVDMDLVRQVEGKYPAFLFKQQLTAFVEGLYGMIHDNVKSEVSSVLSHVIQVPTIFSRKIFTQIFAFINAQLFNSLLVRRECCSFSNGEYLKQGLEIHQYCLTVKYKQYAGSAWDELKHISQAVGFLVIFKKFRVSYDEIMSDLCPVLSVHQLYRICTQYWDDKYNTESVSEEFDISSMKNSV from the exons ATGGTCGTCCACGCCCGCGCCGGCGGCACCATCGAGATCATGGGCCTCATGCAGGGCAG caacggaaaaccagttgctgcaATAACCATATACAAATGTCTTCTTCATTGGAGAACTTTCGAGGCAGAAAAAACTAATATTTTTGACCGTCTTATTCAGATATTTAATTCAGCCATGCAG AAACAAGACAGCAATGCCAATCTTGCATACTGGCTATCAAATGCATCATCATTGTTGATTATACTACAAAAGAGTCTGAAACCTGCTGGCTCAGGTGTAATAACACCACTGAAAAGAACGACGACTCAGACGTCTTTCCTTGGGAGGATG GTATTCCGTGCTTCAAGCATTACCGTTGATATGGATCTTGTGCGCCAAGTTGAGGGAAAGTATCCTGCATTCCTTTTCAAGCAACAGCTTACAGCCTTTGTGGAAGGTTTATATGGAATGATCCATGACAATGTGAAGAGCGAAGTATCTTCAGTACTCTCACATGTTATTCAG GTTCCAACAATTTTTTCTCGGAAGATATTTACACAGATTTTTGCATTCATCAATGCTCAACTCTTCAATAG TCTTCTTGTACGGCGAGAGTGTTGTTCTTTCAGCAATGGAGAATATTTGAAACAAGGGCTGGAAATACACCAGTAC TGCCTAACCGTGAAATACAAACAGTATGCAGGATCTGCATGGGATGAACTTAAGCACATAAGCCAGGCTGTTGGTTTCCTG GTCATTTTCAAAAAGTTCAGGGTATCATATGATGAAATAATGAGTGATCTGTGCCCA GTGTTGAGTGTCCACCAACTTTATAGGATATGCACGCAGTACTGGGATGACAAATATAATACTGAAAGTGTATCCGAAGAG TTTGACATTAGCAGTATGAAGAACTCTGTATAA